A genomic window from Bordetella genomosp. 9 includes:
- the proB gene encoding glutamate 5-kinase, with amino-acid sequence MSADTNAVSVIAAANRLVAKVGSTLVTNEGRGLDRAAVAHWAQQIAALRKQGRQLVLVSSGAIAEGMARLGWRKRPSVMHELQAAAAVGQMGLAQAYEAAFAEHGLRTAQILLTHEDLADRRRYLNARSTLFALLRLGVVPIVNENDTVVTDEIRFGDNDTLGALVTNLIEADALVILTDQRGLYEADPRKHPDARFVSHAQAGDLALEAMAGGAGSGIGTGGMLTKVLAAKRAAHSGAHTVIASGRERDVLVRLSQGECIGSELRAVLPVWSARKQWLADHLRLRGRVVLDEGAVRALRQEGKSLLPIGVVDVQGDFERGDVVACVDADGRECARGLVNYSSADARRIMRQPSSRIEALLGSMTEPELVHRDNLVVL; translated from the coding sequence ATGTCCGCCGATACCAACGCCGTATCCGTCATCGCCGCCGCCAACCGGCTGGTCGCCAAAGTAGGATCCACCCTGGTCACCAACGAGGGCCGCGGCCTGGACCGCGCCGCCGTCGCCCACTGGGCCCAGCAGATCGCGGCGCTGCGCAAGCAGGGCCGGCAGCTGGTGCTGGTATCCAGCGGCGCCATCGCGGAAGGCATGGCGCGGCTGGGCTGGCGCAAGCGACCGTCGGTGATGCACGAACTGCAAGCCGCCGCCGCGGTCGGCCAGATGGGATTGGCGCAAGCCTACGAAGCGGCCTTCGCCGAACATGGCCTGCGCACGGCGCAGATCCTGCTCACGCACGAAGACCTGGCCGATCGCCGCCGTTACCTGAACGCACGCTCCACCCTGTTCGCCCTGTTGCGCCTGGGGGTGGTGCCCATCGTCAACGAGAACGACACCGTGGTCACCGATGAAATCCGTTTCGGCGACAACGATACGCTGGGCGCGCTGGTGACCAACCTGATCGAGGCCGATGCGCTGGTCATCCTGACCGACCAGCGCGGCCTGTACGAAGCGGACCCGCGCAAGCATCCCGACGCCCGCTTCGTGTCGCATGCGCAGGCTGGCGATCTGGCGTTGGAAGCCATGGCCGGCGGCGCCGGCAGCGGCATCGGCACCGGGGGCATGCTGACCAAGGTCCTGGCGGCCAAGCGCGCCGCGCACAGCGGCGCGCATACCGTCATCGCGTCGGGCCGCGAACGCGACGTGCTGGTGCGCCTGTCGCAAGGCGAATGCATAGGCAGCGAGCTGCGCGCCGTGCTGCCGGTGTGGTCGGCCCGCAAGCAATGGCTGGCGGACCATCTGCGCCTGCGTGGCCGCGTCGTCCTGGACGAAGGCGCGGTGCGCGCGCTGCGGCAGGAAGGCAAGAGCCTGCTGCCGATCGGCGTGGTCGACGTGCAAGGCGATTTCGAACGCGGCGACGTCGTGGCCTGCGTGGATGCGGACGGCCGCGAATGCGCGCGCGGCCTGGTGAACTATTCGTCGGCCGACGCCCGGCGCATCATGCGCCAGCCGTCGTCGCGCATCGAAGCGCTGCTGGGCAGCATGACCGAGCCGGAACTGGTGCACCGGGACAATCTGGTCGTGCTGTAG
- the obgE gene encoding GTPase ObgE — protein MKFVDEATIEVIAGKGGNGVASFRREKFIPKGGPDGGDGGRGGSILAVADRNINTLIDFRYARLHRARNGENGRGSDQYGAAAADIVLRVPVGTIVHDADTGEQLFDLSHHGQEVVLAAGGQGGMGNLHFKSSTNRAPRQWTPGKEGEQRRLRLELKVLADVGLLGMPNAGKSTLISKISNARPKIADYPFTTLHPNLGVVRTSAARSFVVADIPGLIEGASEGAGLGHLFLRHLARTRVLLHLVDVSSPDPDVDPVPQAVANARAIVEELRRYDADLAAKPRWLVLNKLDMVATEDADALKARFCQEFDWTGPVYTVSALTGEGTQDLIWALQDYLDAENRKDQIAQDQAAGTYVAEDPRFDDTRTDADPRGGNE, from the coding sequence ATGAAATTCGTCGACGAAGCCACCATTGAAGTCATTGCCGGCAAAGGCGGCAACGGCGTGGCGAGCTTTCGCCGCGAAAAATTCATCCCCAAGGGCGGTCCCGATGGCGGTGACGGCGGCCGCGGCGGCAGCATCCTGGCCGTCGCCGACCGCAACATCAACACGCTGATCGACTTCCGCTACGCGCGCCTGCATCGCGCCCGCAATGGCGAAAACGGCCGCGGCTCGGACCAGTACGGCGCCGCGGCGGCCGACATCGTCCTGCGCGTCCCCGTGGGCACCATCGTGCACGACGCCGATACCGGCGAACAGCTGTTCGACCTGAGCCACCACGGCCAGGAAGTCGTGCTGGCCGCCGGCGGCCAGGGCGGCATGGGCAATCTGCATTTCAAATCCAGCACCAACCGCGCGCCGCGCCAGTGGACGCCGGGCAAGGAAGGCGAACAACGCCGCCTGCGGCTGGAACTGAAGGTGCTGGCCGACGTCGGCCTGCTGGGCATGCCCAACGCCGGCAAGTCGACGCTGATCAGCAAGATTTCGAACGCCCGCCCGAAGATCGCCGATTACCCGTTCACCACGCTGCATCCCAATCTGGGCGTGGTGCGCACGTCGGCGGCGCGCAGCTTTGTCGTGGCGGACATTCCCGGCCTGATCGAAGGCGCCTCGGAAGGCGCCGGGCTGGGCCACCTGTTCCTGCGCCACCTGGCGCGCACGCGCGTGCTGCTGCACCTGGTGGACGTGTCGTCGCCGGACCCGGACGTCGATCCGGTTCCGCAGGCGGTGGCCAACGCCCGCGCCATCGTCGAAGAACTGCGCCGCTATGACGCCGACCTGGCGGCCAAGCCGCGCTGGCTGGTGCTGAACAAACTGGACATGGTCGCGACGGAAGATGCCGACGCGCTCAAGGCCCGCTTCTGCCAGGAATTCGACTGGACCGGGCCGGTGTACACCGTGTCCGCGCTGACGGGCGAAGGCACCCAGGACCTGATCTGGGCGCTGCAGGATTATCTGGACGCGGAAAACCGCAAGGACCAGATCGCGCAGGACCAGGCGGCAGGCACCTACGTGGCCGAGGATCCGCGCTTCGACGATACGCGCACGGACGCCGATCCGCGCGGCGGTAACGAATAA
- the rpmA gene encoding 50S ribosomal protein L27, whose amino-acid sequence MAQKKGGGSTRNGRDSESKRLGVKAYGGQQIPAGSIIVRQRGTRVHAGVNVGMGKDHTLYALVDGKVQFGTKGSLNKKTVSIVAAE is encoded by the coding sequence ATGGCACAGAAAAAGGGCGGCGGCTCTACGCGGAACGGTCGCGACTCGGAATCGAAGCGACTGGGCGTCAAGGCCTACGGCGGTCAACAGATCCCGGCCGGCTCGATCATCGTGCGCCAGCGCGGTACCCGTGTCCACGCCGGCGTGAACGTCGGCATGGGCAAGGACCACACGCTGTATGCGCTGGTCGACGGCAAGGTTCAGTTCGGCACCAAAGGCTCGCTGAACAAGAAGACGGTATCGATCGTCGCCGCCGAATAA
- the rplU gene encoding 50S ribosomal protein L21, whose amino-acid sequence MYAVIKTGGKQYRVAAGEKLKVEQIPADIGQEITLDQVLSVGEGDQLKVGTPIVSGAVVKATVLAHGRHDKVTIFKMRRRKHYQKHQGHRQNYTEIRIEAITA is encoded by the coding sequence ATGTACGCGGTCATAAAAACCGGCGGCAAGCAGTATCGTGTCGCAGCCGGCGAAAAACTCAAGGTAGAACAGATACCTGCTGACATTGGGCAAGAAATCACCCTGGACCAGGTTCTGTCCGTGGGCGAAGGCGACCAGCTGAAGGTAGGTACGCCCATCGTCTCCGGCGCCGTGGTCAAGGCGACCGTTCTTGCGCATGGCAGGCACGACAAGGTCACGATCTTCAAGATGCGCCGTCGCAAGCACTATCAGAAGCATCAGGGCCACCGTCAGAACTACACCGAAATCCGCATCGAGGCCATTACGGCCTGA
- the ispB gene encoding octaprenyl diphosphate synthase, whose translation MNLPELIAPVADDMKAVDAVIRDRLNSDVVLIRTIGDYIVGAGGKRMRPALLLMMARALGYAGTSHHTLAAVVEFIHTATLLHDDVVDESDLRRGRQTANAVFGNAASVLVGDYLYSRSFEMMVDVDSMRVMAILSQATTVIAEGEVLQLLNVHDPDVSQERYLQVVRYKTAKLFEAAAQVGAVLAGASPEQEQAAAAYGRHIGTAFQLVDDVLDYGGDAAALGKNVGDDLREGKPTLPLIRVMEVGTPAQQALVRTAIETGHADFEAVAAAIHATDALQHAMEAANAEADLARQALAGFPISVYQQTLLEFCAFAVNRDR comes from the coding sequence TTGAATCTCCCCGAGCTTATCGCCCCCGTTGCCGACGACATGAAGGCGGTGGATGCCGTCATCCGCGACCGGCTGAATTCCGACGTTGTGCTCATCCGTACCATCGGCGATTACATCGTCGGCGCCGGCGGCAAACGCATGCGTCCGGCGCTGCTGCTGATGATGGCGCGCGCCCTGGGGTATGCCGGCACGTCCCATCACACCCTGGCCGCGGTGGTCGAATTCATCCATACCGCCACGCTGCTGCACGACGACGTGGTCGACGAATCCGACCTGCGCCGCGGCCGGCAGACAGCCAATGCGGTGTTCGGCAATGCGGCCAGCGTGCTGGTCGGCGACTACCTGTATTCGCGTTCCTTCGAGATGATGGTCGACGTCGACTCGATGCGCGTGATGGCCATCCTGTCGCAGGCCACCACCGTCATTGCGGAGGGCGAAGTCCTGCAGCTGCTGAACGTGCACGATCCCGACGTGTCGCAGGAGCGCTATCTGCAGGTGGTGCGCTACAAGACCGCCAAGCTGTTCGAGGCCGCCGCGCAGGTGGGCGCCGTGCTGGCGGGCGCGTCACCGGAACAGGAACAGGCCGCGGCGGCGTACGGCCGCCACATCGGCACCGCCTTCCAACTGGTGGACGACGTGCTGGACTACGGCGGCGATGCCGCGGCACTGGGCAAGAACGTCGGCGACGACCTGCGCGAAGGCAAGCCCACCTTGCCCCTGATCCGCGTCATGGAAGTCGGCACGCCCGCGCAGCAGGCGCTGGTGCGCACCGCCATCGAAACCGGCCATGCCGATTTCGAAGCCGTCGCCGCCGCCATCCATGCCACCGACGCCTTGCAGCACGCCATGGAAGCCGCGAACGCCGAAGCGGACCTGGCCCGCCAGGCACTGGCCGGCTTCCCGATTTCCGTTTATCAGCAAACCCTGTTAGAATTTTGCGCTTTCGCGGTTAACCGTGATCGTTAG
- a CDS encoding TerC family protein: MISIGTPLLWTLFTVFVLVALAIDFFALNRQGSHAVSMREATIWSLIWVAVSFLFVGWLWWYLGGTGADPAARELANAKTLEFVTGYLVEKALAVDNIFVFLMIFSYFAVPATFQKRALMIGILAALVLRAIMILIGAWLIVRFHWLMYVFGAFLLFTGIKMWRAAGEESDLSDNPALRWIKKHMKIAPDYDGEKFFTMVNGVKAATPLLVVILIIGVVDVVFAVDSIPAIFAITTDPFIVLTSNVFAILGLRAMYFLLAGMHERFHLLSYGLAVILVFIGTKMLLIDLYKIPISWSLGFTVLTLAAAMILSVRIPPKAEGTQRIAKEPGG, from the coding sequence ATGATCTCCATCGGAACCCCTTTGCTGTGGACGCTGTTCACGGTTTTCGTACTCGTCGCGCTCGCGATCGATTTCTTCGCACTCAACCGTCAGGGCTCGCATGCCGTCAGCATGCGCGAAGCCACCATCTGGTCGCTGATATGGGTGGCCGTTTCCTTTCTGTTCGTCGGCTGGCTGTGGTGGTATCTCGGCGGCACCGGCGCCGACCCCGCCGCGCGGGAGCTGGCCAACGCCAAGACACTGGAGTTCGTCACGGGCTACCTGGTCGAGAAGGCGCTTGCGGTGGACAATATTTTTGTCTTCCTCATGATCTTCAGCTACTTCGCGGTGCCAGCGACGTTTCAGAAGCGGGCATTGATGATCGGCATTCTTGCCGCCTTGGTCCTGCGCGCCATCATGATCCTGATTGGCGCATGGCTCATCGTTCGATTCCACTGGCTGATGTACGTGTTCGGCGCCTTCCTGCTGTTCACCGGGATCAAGATGTGGCGCGCCGCGGGCGAGGAGTCCGACCTTTCGGATAATCCGGCGCTGCGCTGGATCAAGAAGCACATGAAGATCGCGCCCGATTACGACGGCGAAAAGTTTTTCACGATGGTCAATGGCGTCAAGGCCGCGACGCCGCTGCTCGTGGTGATCCTCATCATCGGCGTGGTCGACGTTGTGTTTGCCGTGGACTCGATTCCGGCGATCTTCGCCATCACGACCGATCCGTTCATCGTGCTCACGTCCAACGTATTCGCGATCCTGGGCCTGCGGGCGATGTACTTCCTGTTGGCGGGCATGCACGAGCGCTTCCATCTGCTCTCTTATGGGCTGGCCGTCATCCTCGTGTTCATCGGCACGAAGATGCTGCTCATCGACCTCTACAAGATACCGATTTCCTGGTCGCTGGGATTCACGGTGCTCACCCTGGCCGCCGCCATGATCCTGTCGGTGCGCATACCGCCGAAGGCGGAGGGCACGCAGCGTATCGCCAAGGAACCTGGCGGCTGA
- the tam gene encoding trans-aconitate 2-methyltransferase, with protein sequence MAQDKWSSRQYLMFENERTRPVRDLLSAVPSDDAREVIDLGCGPGNSTEVLARRFPSARVSGLDSSADMIAAARKRMPDVRFEVADILTWQPGTAYDVILANAVFQWVPGHETIFPALVSRLAEGGSLAIQMPDTMEERPHRMMRELAADGPWADKLKDVSQARTTLRSAEWYYELLQKHCGAVNIWRTTYYHVLKDGPDAIVEWFKGSALRPFLDPLDEEGRRAYLARYTDLVRQTHPPLADGSVLLPFPRLFMVATR encoded by the coding sequence ATGGCACAGGATAAATGGTCTTCCCGGCAGTACCTGATGTTCGAGAACGAACGAACCCGCCCGGTACGCGATCTGTTGTCCGCGGTGCCGTCCGACGATGCGCGTGAAGTCATCGACCTGGGTTGCGGGCCCGGCAATTCCACCGAAGTCCTGGCGCGGCGTTTCCCGTCGGCCCGGGTTTCCGGCCTGGACAGTTCGGCGGACATGATCGCCGCCGCGCGCAAGCGCATGCCGGACGTGCGGTTCGAGGTGGCCGACATCCTGACCTGGCAGCCTGGTACCGCCTATGACGTCATCCTCGCGAACGCGGTGTTCCAATGGGTGCCGGGCCATGAAACCATTTTTCCCGCGCTGGTTTCCAGGCTGGCGGAAGGCGGCAGCCTGGCCATCCAGATGCCGGATACGATGGAAGAGCGTCCTCATCGGATGATGCGCGAACTGGCCGCGGACGGTCCCTGGGCGGACAAGCTGAAGGACGTCAGCCAGGCGCGCACCACGCTGCGCTCGGCGGAGTGGTACTACGAGCTGCTGCAGAAGCACTGCGGCGCCGTGAACATCTGGCGCACCACCTACTACCACGTGTTGAAGGACGGCCCGGACGCCATCGTCGAATGGTTCAAGGGCAGCGCCCTGCGGCCCTTCCTGGACCCGCTGGACGAAGAAGGCCGGCGCGCCTACCTGGCGCGCTACACCGATCTGGTCAGGCAGACGCATCCGCCGCTGGCGGACGGCTCGGTGCTGCTGCCTTTCCCACGCCTGTTCATGGTGGCGACGCGCTGA
- a CDS encoding cupin domain-containing protein, which translates to MEIIKGLLGGIELADSLRVLLPMQGCIEVQRDAPGKEHRTHSHPTDETLIIVDGALTVYADGVDYVCRKGDVIDLPAGTVHGSTASAEGAIYLIAFERLAPAIKERAMQACTA; encoded by the coding sequence ATGGAAATCATCAAGGGTCTGCTCGGCGGCATCGAGCTGGCGGATAGCCTCCGCGTCCTGCTGCCCATGCAGGGATGCATCGAAGTGCAGCGCGACGCGCCCGGCAAGGAGCATCGCACGCACAGCCATCCCACCGATGAAACCTTGATCATCGTCGACGGCGCCTTGACGGTGTACGCCGACGGCGTCGACTACGTGTGCAGGAAGGGGGATGTCATCGACCTGCCCGCCGGCACGGTGCACGGATCCACGGCGTCGGCGGAAGGGGCGATCTACCTGATCGCCTTCGAACGGCTCGCGCCCGCGATCAAGGAGCGCGCCATGCAGGCATGCACGGCGTAG
- a CDS encoding YqcI/YcgG family protein: MKDYLSRTQVEQRHAPGTWQAILFQELASTLNSDTRAFPCIFGVAGYRADQLRYLFLEDDDVEGLARNLRAYVAESRSCGPNTSLLVFFRPRPLLPLEAYRAKFWATLGRLASLDDSEWPAEVPAELDTPHWEFCFAGEPIFVVCNTPAHVQRQSRRSSSFMITFQPRWVFDNILGSPRAREASVSKVRKRLATYDMIPPSEELGSYGDSSNREFKQYFLGDDNRPTTGCPFHAMRAADLASEAEI, from the coding sequence GTGAAAGACTATCTGAGCCGTACTCAAGTCGAGCAACGCCATGCACCTGGCACATGGCAGGCGATCCTGTTCCAGGAGCTCGCCAGCACGCTCAACAGCGACACCCGCGCATTCCCGTGCATCTTCGGCGTCGCGGGATACCGCGCCGACCAGCTGCGCTATCTTTTCCTGGAAGACGACGATGTGGAAGGACTGGCGCGCAACCTGCGCGCGTATGTCGCCGAGTCGCGATCCTGCGGGCCGAACACGTCGCTGCTGGTGTTCTTCCGTCCGCGTCCGCTGCTGCCGCTGGAAGCCTACCGCGCCAAGTTCTGGGCCACGCTGGGCCGCCTGGCCTCGCTCGACGACAGCGAATGGCCGGCCGAGGTGCCCGCCGAACTGGACACGCCGCATTGGGAATTCTGCTTCGCGGGCGAGCCGATTTTCGTCGTCTGCAATACGCCGGCCCATGTGCAGCGGCAAAGCCGCCGTTCCAGCTCGTTCATGATCACGTTCCAGCCCCGCTGGGTGTTCGACAACATCCTGGGCAGCCCGCGCGCGCGCGAAGCCAGCGTGTCGAAGGTACGCAAGCGGCTGGCGACCTATGACATGATCCCGCCGTCCGAAGAGCTCGGCTCATACGGCGACTCGTCGAACCGCGAATTCAAGCAGTACTTCCTGGGCGACGATAATCGCCCCACCACCGGGTGCCCCTTCCACGCCATGCGCGCGGCGGACCTGGCTTCCGAAGCCGAAATCTGA
- a CDS encoding MFS transporter has product MSKAASLPPPIALEADRPGARAYASWILIALAYAVAFMQRLAPQSMLNELSASFSIEAAGLGVLASGYFYGYLAMQIPAGILVDTLGVRRVLIGSLLVSLTGTACFAMAHTVPAAFAARLVIACGDALVFTSMLKLVALKFRQSRFGLMSGLSQVSGYIGGVMATTPLAYAVSELGWRECFALVAGLIGLNLVGAILIFGRTDQSPMALKELMPKLGNTLRMFRGRLRNAGSWGCAIVFASHFASVTTLSGVWGLPMVRDTLSISKDQASTCILAFLVSNVAGSILLGHLSDRVMNVRRALLWNCLLRAAILLTLLPALLASMGYAYAIACFCVLGFVAGGTVPLVLKAVRKLYSTEMIGIGASFNTTLAGITAAVVQPLIGSLLAASATGSPGHLSYTAQGYTGFILLMAAVSALGCIGAAAMRFAHQA; this is encoded by the coding sequence ATGAGCAAGGCCGCCTCGCTGCCGCCGCCTATCGCGCTCGAAGCCGACCGGCCGGGCGCGCGGGCATACGCATCCTGGATCCTGATCGCGCTGGCCTATGCCGTGGCCTTCATGCAGCGCCTGGCGCCGCAGTCGATGCTCAACGAGCTGTCCGCGTCGTTCTCCATCGAGGCCGCGGGCCTGGGCGTGCTGGCATCGGGCTATTTCTACGGCTACCTGGCCATGCAGATCCCCGCCGGCATCCTGGTCGACACGCTGGGCGTGCGGCGGGTCCTGATCGGCAGCCTGCTGGTATCGCTGACCGGCACCGCGTGCTTCGCCATGGCGCATACCGTGCCGGCGGCGTTCGCCGCGCGCCTGGTGATCGCCTGCGGCGATGCGCTGGTCTTCACGTCGATGCTGAAACTGGTCGCGCTGAAATTCAGGCAGAGCCGCTTCGGCCTGATGTCCGGCCTGTCGCAGGTGTCGGGCTACATCGGAGGGGTGATGGCCACCACTCCTTTGGCCTACGCAGTATCTGAACTCGGCTGGCGCGAATGCTTTGCCTTGGTAGCCGGCCTGATCGGCCTCAACCTGGTGGGCGCCATACTGATCTTCGGCCGTACGGACCAATCTCCGATGGCCCTGAAAGAACTAATGCCGAAGTTGGGCAACACCCTGCGCATGTTCCGCGGCAGGCTGCGCAACGCCGGCAGCTGGGGCTGCGCCATCGTCTTCGCGTCGCACTTCGCCTCAGTCACTACACTATCTGGCGTATGGGGCTTGCCCATGGTCCGGGATACGCTGTCGATCAGCAAGGACCAGGCGAGCACCTGCATCCTGGCATTCCTGGTAAGCAATGTGGCCGGCTCCATCCTGCTGGGCCATTTGTCGGATCGCGTAATGAACGTGAGACGCGCATTGCTATGGAATTGCCTGCTGCGCGCGGCTATCCTGCTCACCTTGCTTCCGGCATTGCTGGCATCGATGGGGTATGCATACGCCATCGCTTGCTTTTGCGTTCTGGGCTTCGTGGCCGGCGGCACCGTACCGCTGGTATTGAAAGCGGTACGAAAGTTGTACTCCACCGAGATGATCGGCATCGGAGCCTCGTTCAACACCACGCTGGCCGGCATTACGGCCGCCGTGGTGCAGCCGCTTATCGGATCCCTGCTGGCCGCCTCGGCCACGGGCAGCCCCGGCCACTTGTCGTACACCGCCCAGGGCTATACCGGATTCATTCTCCTCATGGCGGCCGTCTCGGCCCTGGGCTGTATCGGCGCGGCGGCGATGCGCTTCGCACATCAAGCTTAG
- a CDS encoding helix-turn-helix domain-containing protein: MAVIAFDRISAFHLSVPCAVFGGYGGVAGAPRFSLKVCSAEGGTLATTTAGFSVVATPSLEITKTADVIVIPSWRDVKETPPAAMLEAVAAAHARGARIVGLCLGAYVLAAAGILDGRRATTHFAWVDHFATRFPRVKVEPSVLYVDDGNITTSAGTASGIDCCLHIVRALYGAKVADFAARRLVVPPHRHGAQAQLPPQAASSEGAGFRLAELLDWLRGTIVEKHTADSLADRLAMSRRTFNRRFLSLTGCSLSEWLLAERLRLAQKMLETTELPLEIIAARAGLGSASSLRQHFSRMLQTSPSAYRKQFKRRA; this comes from the coding sequence GTGGCCGTAATCGCTTTCGACAGGATCAGCGCCTTCCACCTGTCGGTGCCCTGCGCCGTGTTCGGCGGCTATGGGGGGGTGGCCGGCGCGCCCAGATTTTCGCTCAAGGTGTGCTCAGCGGAAGGCGGCACGCTGGCGACCACGACCGCCGGTTTCTCGGTCGTGGCGACTCCGTCCCTGGAAATCACCAAGACGGCCGACGTGATCGTTATTCCCAGCTGGCGCGACGTCAAGGAAACGCCGCCCGCCGCCATGCTAGAGGCAGTGGCAGCCGCCCACGCCCGGGGCGCCCGCATCGTCGGGCTCTGCCTGGGCGCCTACGTGCTGGCGGCCGCCGGCATCCTGGATGGGCGCCGCGCCACCACGCATTTCGCCTGGGTCGATCACTTTGCCACCCGGTTTCCCCGCGTCAAGGTGGAGCCCTCGGTGCTCTACGTCGACGATGGCAATATCACGACGTCCGCCGGCACGGCCTCCGGCATAGACTGCTGCCTGCATATCGTCCGGGCCTTATATGGGGCCAAAGTGGCGGACTTCGCCGCCCGCCGGCTGGTGGTGCCGCCGCATCGCCATGGCGCGCAGGCGCAGCTGCCGCCGCAGGCGGCGTCCTCGGAAGGCGCGGGTTTCCGCCTGGCCGAGCTGCTGGACTGGCTGCGCGGCACCATCGTCGAAAAGCATACGGCCGACAGCCTGGCCGATCGCCTGGCCATGAGCCGCCGCACCTTCAATCGGCGGTTCCTGTCCCTGACCGGGTGCAGCCTGAGCGAATGGCTGCTGGCCGAACGGCTGCGGCTCGCCCAGAAAATGCTCGAAACCACCGAGCTGCCGCTGGAAATCATCGCCGCGCGCGCCGGGCTGGGCAGCGCATCGTCGCTGCGGCAGCATTTTTCCCGCATGTTGCAGACGTCTCCTTCCGCCTACCGCAAGCAGTTCAAGCGCCGGGCCTGA